One window of Acomys russatus chromosome 28, mAcoRus1.1, whole genome shotgun sequence genomic DNA carries:
- the LOC127210764 gene encoding olfactory receptor 6C6-like yields MRNQSMELDFILVGLTDDPQLQMVVFLFLFLNYTMSLVGNLLIVLLTLLDPRLKTPMYFFLCNFSFLEIMFTTVCIPRFLTTIVTGDKTISYNNCAAQLFFFLLLGVTEFYLLAAMSYDRYVAICRPLHYPVIMNSRVCHQFVLSSWVTGFLIIFPPLAMGLKLDFCDSRIIDHFMCETSPILQISCTDTHVLEMMSFILAVVTLAVTLVLVSLSYTFIIKTIMNFPSAQQRTKAFSTCTSHMIVVSITYGSCIFMYIKPPARERVTVSKGVALLYASIAPLLNPFIYTLRNQQVKEVFWDLVQKTLGFSKHKV; encoded by the coding sequence ATGAGGAATCAATCGATGGAACTTGACTTCATTCTTGTAGGACTGACAGATGACCCACAATTGCAAAtggtggtttttctctttctctttctcaattATACAATGAGCCTGGTAGGGAACTTGCTCATTGTGCTCCTCACCCTGCTGGACCCTCGCCTTAAGACTCCAatgtatttcttcctctgtaatttttcctttttggaaatCATGTTTACAACAGTGTGTATTCCCAGATTCTTGACAACCATTGTGACTGGAGACAAAACTATTTCCTATAATAATTGTGCAGctcaattgtttttctttttgctgctgGGGGTCACAGAATTTTATCTCCTGGCTGCCATGTCCTAtgatcgctatgtggccatctgcagaCCACTGCACTACCCCGTCATCATGAACAGTAGAGTGTGCCACCAATTTGTCCTCAGCTCCTGGGTGACTGGGTTTTTGATCATCTTTCCCCCGTTGGCCATGGGTCTAAAGCTGGATTTCTGTGATTCCAGAATAATTGATCACTTTATGTGTGAAACGTCACCTATTTTACAGATCTCTTGCACAGACACTCATGTCCTAGAAATGATGTCCTTCATCTTAGCCGTGGTGACACTTGCAGTCACACTGGTACTAGTGAGTCTGTCTTACACTTTCATCATTAAGACTATTATGAATTTcccttctgcacagcaaaggaccaaagccttctccacctgcacTTCCCACATGATTGTTGTCTCCATAACTTATGGCAGttgcatttttatgtatattaaacCTCCTGCGAGGGAGAGAGTGACTGTGTCCAAAGGTGTAGCTTTACTGTATGCCTCCATTGCTCCTCTCCTGAACCCCTTTATTTATACACTGAGAAACCAGCAGGTGAAGGAAGTCTTCTGGGATTTAGTACAAAAGACTTTGGGTTTTTCAAAacacaaagtttaa
- the LOC127210723 gene encoding olfactory receptor 6C6: MRNQSMELDFILVGLTDDPQLQMVVFLFLFLNYTMSLLGNLLIVLLTLLDPRLKTPMYFFLRNFSFLEIMFTTVCIPRFLTTIVTGDKTISYNNCAAQLFFILLLGVTEFYLLAAMSYDRYVAICRPLHYPVIMNSRVCHQLVLSSWVTGFLIIFPPLAMGLKLDFCDSRIIDHFMCETSPILQISCTDTHVLEMMSFILAVVTLAVTLVLVSLSYTFIIKTIMNFPSAQQRTKAFSTCTSHMIVVSITYGSCIFMYIKPSARERVTVSKGVALLYTSIAPLLNPFIYTLRNQQVKEVFWDLVQKTLGFSKHKV, translated from the coding sequence ATGAGGAATCAATCGATGGAACTTGACTTCATTCTTGTAGGACTGACAGATGACCCACAATTGCAAAtggtggtttttctctttctctttctcaattATACGATGAGCCTGTTAGGGAACTTGCTCATTGTGCTCCTCACCCTGCTGGACCCTCGCCTTAAGACTCCAATGTATTTCTTCCTCCgtaatttttcctttttggaaatCATGTTTACAACAGTGTGTATTCCCAGATTCTTGACAACCATTGTGACTGGAGACAAAACTATTTCCTATAATAATTGTGCAGCTCAGTTGTTTTTCATCTTGTTGCTGGGGGTCACAGAATTTTATCTCCTGGCTGCTATGTCCTATGACCGATATGTGGCCATCTGCAGACCACTGCACTACCCCGTCATCATGAACAGCAGAGTGTGCCACCAACTTGTCCTCAGCTCCTGGGTGACTGGGTTTTTGATCATCTTTCCCCCGTTGGCCATGGGTCTAAAGCTGGATTTCTGTGATTCTAGAATAATTGATCACTTTATGTGTGAAACATCACCTATTTTACAGATCTCTTGCACAGACACTCATGTCCTAGAAATGATGTCCTTCATCTTAGCCGTGGTGACACTTGCAGTCACACTGGTACTAGTGAGTCTGTCTTACACTTTCATCATTAAGACTATTATGAATTTcccttctgcacagcaaaggaccaaagccttctccacctgcacTTCCCACATGATTGTTGTCTCCATAACTTATGGCAGttgcatttttatgtatattaaacCTTCTGCGAGGGAGAGAGTGACTGTGTCCAAAGGGGTAGCTTTACTGTATACCTCCATTGCTCCTCTCCTGAACCCCTTTATTTATACACTGAGAAACCAGCAGGTGAAGGAAGTCTTCTGGGATTTAGTACAAAAGACTTTGGGTTTTTCAAAacacaaagtttaa
- the LOC127210720 gene encoding olfactory receptor 6C6-like, whose product MKNQSVEIDFTLLGLTDDPQLQILIFLFLFFNYILSLMGNLTIILLTLLDPHLKTPMYFFLRNFSFLEIAFTTVCIPRFLTSILTGDRTISYNFCAAQLFFFFLLGATEFYLLAAMSYDRYVAICRPLHYPITMNSRVCHLLVLSSWVTGFLVIFPPLLLGLKLDFCASKTIDHFVCDTSVLQLSCTDTRLIELMAFVLAVMTLIITLILVILSYTLIIKTILKFPSAQQRRKAFSTCSSHMVVVSITYGSCIFMYMKTSARERVALNKGVAVLNTSVAPLLNPFIYTLRNQQVKDAFKYVLHKFFSPQNNRTIFRHK is encoded by the coding sequence atgaagaacCAGTCTGTGGAGATAGATTTTACTTTGCTGGGACTGACAGATGACCCTCAGCTACAAATCctgattttcctgtttctgtttttcaattaCATCTTGAGCCTGATGGGGAACTTAACAATCATCCTCCTCACGCTGCTGGATCCACATCTCAAGACGCCAATGTACTTCTTCCTCCGGAACTTCTCCTTCTTAGAAATTGCATTCACCACAGTGTGCATTCCCAGGTTCCTGACAAGCATTCTCACAGGAGACAGAACAATTTCCTACAATTTTTGTGCAGctcaattattcttttttttcttactaggGGCCACAGAGTTCTACCTCCTGGCTGCCATGTCCTAtgatcgctatgtggccatctgcagaCCACTGCACTACCCCATCACCATGAACAGCAGAGTGTGTCACCTGCTGGTCCTCAGCTCCTGGGTGACTGGGTTCTTAGTCATCTTTCCCCCTTTGCTCTTGGGACTCAAACTGGATTTCTGTGCTTCAAAAACAATAGATCACTTCGTATGTGACACTTCTGTCCTCCAGCTGTCTTGCACAGACACCCGGTTAATAGAATTGATGGCTTTTGTCTTAGCTGTGATGACACTCATCATCACCTTGATCTTAGTGATCCTCTCCTACACACTTATCATCAAAACCATCCTAAAGTTCCCCTCAGCCCAACAACGGAGAAAGGCCTTTTCCACCTGCTCCTCACACATGGTTGTTGTGTCCATCACTTATGGGAGTTGTATCTTCATGTACATGAAAACATCAGCAAGGGAGAGGGTGGCTTTAAACAAAGGTGTGGCTGTGCTCAACACCTCTGTGGCCCCTTTGCTAAACCCTTTCATTTACACCCTAAGAAACCAGCAGGTGAAGGATGCTTTCAAATATGTGCttcataaatttttttctccacaaAACAATAGGACAATTTTTAGACATAAATAA